From a region of the Solanum stenotomum isolate F172 chromosome 2, ASM1918654v1, whole genome shotgun sequence genome:
- the LOC125856104 gene encoding uncharacterized protein LOC125856104 encodes MGRGLHQEVGISRACDTRWGSHFKSFNCFILKFGTIMDILDNIVETAHSMDERSRATGYIRIAQTYDVAFMLHLMKEVLGITNDLSTCLQKKEQDIANAMLLVKVAKRRLQELRENERWDLFVVEVSAFCIKYNIVVPNFDEPYVNSGRSRRKSADYIVFHYYRVEVFCKIIDWQLQELNDRFDEVTTELLYGVACLNPVDSFSSFDI; translated from the coding sequence ATGGGTAGAGGTTTGCATCAAGAAGTTGGTATTTCTAGAGCTTGCGATACTCGTTGGGGATCTCActtcaaatcttttaattgttttattctCAAGTTTGGTACAATTATGGACATTCTTGATAATATTGTTGAAACTGCACATTCTATGGATGAAAGATCCAGGGCAACAGGATATATCAGAATTGCTCAAACTTATGATGTTGCATTCATGTTGCATTTGATGAAAGAAGTTTTAGGAATTACTAATGATCTTAGTACATGTTTACAAAAAAAGGAGCAAGACATTGCAAATGCCATGCTACTTGTTAAAGTGGCCAAGAGAAGGCTACAAGAGTTGAGGGAAAATGAAAGATgggatttatttgttgttgagGTTTCTGCATTTTGTATCAAGTATAATATTGTGGTGCCTAATTTTGATGAGCCGTATGTTAATTCTGGAAGATCACGGCGTAAATCTGCTGATTATATTGTTTTTCATTATTATCGTGTTGaagtattttgtaaaataattgattGGCAATTGCAAGAACTCAATGATCGTTTTGATGAGGTAACAACCGAGTTGCTTTATGGAGTTGCTTGTTTGAATCCAGTAGACTCattttcaagttttgatatctag
- the LOC125856105 gene encoding uncharacterized protein LOC125856105 has translation MEKYFFKVSNSSYITQNQPNREENANHLEVPSHSSQEFDLSSLKADSGERTQILEFHPNHCDAIRIAYLQKKPCQPLLREFPQTNIFGDVRRFNHKWFDEFPDWLEYSISKDAAFCLYCYLFKQNNNLQGGGETFSSVGFRSWQKKASLQTHVGGHTSIHNQSKRKCEDLMRQQQSIHASFEKQFNQDKHGYQIRLAASIDVCDEVRKFVLGNAPQNDQMTCPKIQKDIVIACKIETIKGIIKELNGDYFSLLVDESFDVSRKEQMAGVLRYVDRRGFMMERLLDIVHVKNTSSLSLKEAIVIYFLNIP, from the exons ATGGAGAAGTACTTTTTTAAAGTATCAAATTCAAGTTATATTACTCAGAATCAACCTAACCGGGAAGAAAATGCTAATCATTTGGAAGTACCATCACACTCTTCTCAAGAATTTGATTTAAGTTCTTTAAAGGCTGATTCAGGTGAAAGAACTCAAATCTTGGAATTTCATCCAAATCACTGTGACGCTATTAGAATAGCTTATCTCCAAAAAAAACCTTGTCAGCCTCTATTAAGAGAGTTTCCACAAACAAACATTTTTGGAGATGTGCGTCGTTTTAATCATAAATGGTTTGATGAATTTCCTGATTGGTTAGAGTATAGTATAAGTAAAGATGCAGCCTTTTGtttgtattgttatttattCAAGCAAAATAACAATCTTCAAGGCGGAGGTGAAACATTTTCGAGTGTGGGGTTTAGAAGTTGGCAAAAAAAAGCTAGTTTGCAAACACATGTTGGTGGGCATACTAGCATTCACAATCAGTCAAAAAGAAAATGTGAAGATCTAATGCGACAACAACAATCCATACATGCTTCATTTGAGAAACAATTTAATCAAGATAAGCACGGGTATCAGATCCGCTTAGCAGCTTCAATTGATGTA TGTGATGAAGTTCGTAAGTTTGTATTGGGAAATGCTCCTCAAAATGACCAAATGACTTgtccaaaaattcaaaaagatattgtaaTTGCTTGCAAGATTGAAACAATTAAGGGCATCATAAAGGAACTAAATGGTGATTATTTTTCCTTATTGGTTGATGAATCTTTTGATGTTTCACGCAAGGAGCAAATGGCGGGTGTTTTACGATATGTTGATAGAAGAGGATTTATGATGGAGAGACTTCTTGACATTGTTCATGTTAAAAATACTAGTTCTTTATCTctaaaagaagcaattgtaatTTACTTTCTCAACATTCCTTGA